TTTTtgtctgatcctgaatctgagaGAGTGGATAATTATCTCTCACATGCAGGACTTGAACTCAACGTGACCTCCCATCTCTTGTTTTTTGAGCTGTGAATGGTGAAATAATGGGCAACTCCACCGTGATTATTAACTCATCTGGTTAAACAGTGAGCTATTCAAtcttttattataaatattgattaattatttaaatgttgtaaaTCAATAATATTTAAGATTAAACATATTCCTCTATTTAATCCACATAGGACAAAAGCAACCCCCCTCTCTCAGACCTGCCTGTATACAATTTAACcaccaaaataataaaagtaatcagAACTAAACACTAAATTCTGAATGGCTTGTCATGACATAAAGGAAAATATCTCCTCttagaataaaaaacagagtttaaaatgcCAAAGGTCGGTTATTTTAGGTCAAATCAGACAACAGatatgtttttaacaacattaaaaacaatgccTTTAgctaataaacatatttaaaatgtgaccTTAAGCAAACAAAAGCATTAATATcccaactcaactttatttatataacacattttgtacatacaagcatgcatgACATGCAGCTTAAGTCCTCCACTGTTCATATTTGAGAAGtattttaaaggaacatttcttTACAGTCCACAAAGCCACCATGTCTCCGACCATTCCTCCGATTCTCTCCGTTCACCCCACCCGGGCTCTGGTCGATGAGCCGTTCAAGGTGGTGGTGGAGAATCTGCCCCCAGCATCTCCAGTAACCCTTCACTCTCTCATCTACTCTGAAGACAAGGACTACTGGGAGGCCTACGGACACTACACCAGTGATCACAGAGGAATAGTGTCAGGTAGGTGTGTCCAAGTGTCCAAGTGTTTGCCTGCAGGTTGTCTTGTTTCCTCTGTGCTGACGCTTCAATTCTTTTGTAGCTGCAGAGGATGTGAGTGTTGGGGGAACGTACACAGGAAAGGAACCCATGGGGTTGTTGTGGAGTATGCGTCCTGAGCCAGGCAGCCGCACAGGTCTCAGGTAATATGATGATAAGAGCTGTAATGATCCTTTAATTTACATTATATATACATGTTTTTTACAACCTCCCAAAATTAGAGCGGACATCTTTAAAGAACGTTCTTTTAATCGCCCTTCAGGTT
Above is a genomic segment from Notolabrus celidotus isolate fNotCel1 chromosome 21, fNotCel1.pri, whole genome shotgun sequence containing:
- the LOC117804818 gene encoding peroxisomal succinyl-coenzyme A thioesterase-like gives rise to the protein MSPTIPPILSVHPTRALVDEPFKVVVENLPPASPVTLHSLIYSEDKDYWEAYGHYTSDHRGIVSAAEDVSVGGTYTGKEPMGLLWSMRPEPGSRTGLRSLSLPEPK